The genomic DNA GGGTATTATTTTTTAGATAATTTTAAAAAAAATAATGTTATAATTATAATAAAATTTTTTAATTATTTTCTACTCATTATCATTATCTATAATATAAAAATATTGAGGTGAAAAATTATATGCAAAATCCAAAAGAAAAAATGGATTTATCGCAGTTTATTTTATCATTAATATTTATTATTGCTATAAGTATTACAAGTTTTTTAATAATAAAGCCATTTATATTAGGATTTTTATGGGCTAGTACAATTGTTATTGCTACTTGGCCTCTTATGTTAAAAATACAAAAATTTTTAGGAGTTGGGCGATTAATTGCTTTGATTAGTATGGTTGTAATTTTATTATTGTTATTTATTATTCCCATAGTACTTTTAGTAAATAGTTTAATTTCAACAAGTATTCCTCTTATTCAATGGTTTAGTTCTAATACTCTAGAATTTCCAGAATTAATTTGGCTTCAAGATATACCAATCATTGGGAAAAAAATTTTTATTAGTTACAAAGAATTATTGGATAGTGATGGAGCTGAATTGATTAAAGAAGTTAGACCATATATGGGTCGTACAACTGAGTTTTTTATAATTCAAGCTAAAAATTTTGGATTATTTGTTATGCACTTAACATTAATGTTAATATTTAGTATTTTACTTTATTGGAACGGCGAAAAAATTAGTAATATCATCCGTCAATTTGCATCTCGTATTAGCTCGAAAAATGGAGATGCTATTATTTTTCTTACAGTAAGTTCTATTCGATCTATTGCATTAGGAGTGGTAGTTGCAGCTTTAATTCAAGCTTTTTTATCTGGACTAGGTTTGTTAGTTTCAGGTGTTCCATATTGGACATTGTTGATGATTTTAATTGTTTTTTCTTGTTTAATACAATTAGGTCCATTACCAATTTTAATACCGTCTGTTATATGGCTTTATTGGAATAATGATACTACATGGGGTACATTGTTATTAATTTGGAGTTGTTTTGTATTTGTATTAGATAATATACTTCGACCTTTTTTTATACGAATTGGTTCTGATTTACCTACTTTTTTAATTTTGTCAGGAGTAATAGGTGGTTTATTATCGTTTGGGATGATCGGGTTATTTATTGGACCAGTAATTTTAGTAATTTTATATAGATTGATAATATCTTGGATATATGGTGTGTCTATTAATACAACTACTATAAATATTAAATATAAAGTTAATTAATATTAAAAATAGTATTTAACTATTTAAATTTTTTAATCTAGTTTATTAAACTAAAATAGGATCAGTACTTTTAAAAATAAGATAAAAAATATGATATTATAAAAAATAATTTAACTATGTTAAACATTTACTAATGCAGAATATGAATAATCTTGTATAATTATATAAGATTGTGTCTTTATTTTATTTCTTGGTTTAAGTTTTTATTATATTTAAGTATATTTTAAGTATATTATTACTTTTTATAAGGTAATACTTTTTTTGATATATTGTTTAAGACAAGTTTATGATTTATTAGTTTATCGTGATTTTATCACATCTTGATCTTTGTTTTAGGATAAAAAAATTCATTTAGAGAATAAAATGAAAAAAACAGATGAACTACGTACGATACGAATTGATCCATTAATAACTCCTTCTGAATTAGCAAAAAAATATGCTATTACTTCAGAAATCATGGATAATGTGATTACAACAAGACAAAATATTGCTCATATTATGACTGGTCAAGATTTACGTTTACTTGTGGTAATCGGTCCATGTTCTGTTCATGATCCTGCAGCTGCAGTTGAATATGCTCACCGACTATATGAATTACGCACAAAATATCAAGATCGTCTTGAGATTATAATGCGTACATATTTTGAAAAGCCAAGAACAGTCGTGGGTTGGAAAGGATTAATTTCAGATCCAGATTTAGATGGTAGTTTTAGAGTAAATCATGGGCTTTCTGTAGCTCGTAAATTATTATTAGATATTAATACATTAGGCATGCCTGCTGCAACAGAGTTTTTAGATATAGTCGTAGGTCAATTTATTGCGGATTTAATTAGTTGGGGTGCCATTGGTGCTAGGACTACTGAAAGTCAAATTCACAGAGAAATGGCTTCTGCACTTTCATGTCCAGTGGGTTTTAAGAATGGTACAGATGGTAATATACGTATTGCAATTGATGCTATTAGAGCAGCTCAAGCGCGTCATTTGTTTTTTGCTCCCAATAAAGATGGTCAAATGACTATTAATCATACCAGTGGAAATCCATACGGACATATCATCATGAGAGGTGGAAAAACTCCTAATTATCATTCTAAAGACATTGAATTAGCAATAAAAGATTTACGTGAATTTAATTTAACAGAACATTTAATGATTGATTTTAGTCATGGGAATTGTTTGAAAGAACATCTTCGTCAAAAAAATGTTGCTTTATCTGTTTCTCGTCAAATTTCTTCAGGATCAAAAAATATATTTGGGGTTATGATTGAAAGTTTCTTAGAAGAGGGATTTCAAAAAGTATCAAAAAATCAACCATTAATATATGGAAAGTCAATTACTGATGCATGTTTAAATTGGAAAGATAGTGTTTTAGTTATAAAACAATTAGCAGATGCGGTAGATGTTCGTTTTTAACTTATATGCTAGTCAAGATGTTGACTAGCATGTTTTTATTCGTTCAATAAATTCAATTTTATAAAATTAAAATTTTTATAAAATATTAAAATATTTATTATTAAAAGGTATATCGGAATGCCTATAATAAAATTTTGTGATGGGAGTAAAGAAATTTATGAACATTCTATTTCATTAAAAGAAATCTTAAAACATAAAAATCTTAACATAGATCAGTCTCTTATCGCTATTTCTATAAATGGTGTTTTTGCTAATTTAAATACTTTAATTACAAAAGATGCTTCAATATCATTGATTACTAAAAAAGATGTGTATGCTTTAAGTATCATGAGATATTCATGTATACAACTTTTAAGCTATTCAATTAAGACAATGTGGCCATTATGTCGAATCGTAGAAAGTCAGATTATAAACGATGGTTTTTATTGTGATATAGATTCAACAGAAAGCATTCTTAAAAAAGATCTTGTATTAATAGAAAACAAAATGAAAGATCTTGTAAACAAAAAATATGATATTTTAAATAAAAAAATTTCTTTTAGTAACGCTTTAAAAGAGTTTGAAAAAAATGAGGAAATATATAAAGTTGATTTTATAAAAAATAATTTTTTAAAAAATGATATAATTTCATTATATTATCATGAAAATTATGTAGACTTAGATATTGGCATGCAGGTTTTTAACATAAAATTTTGTAAATATTTTAAATTACAAAAAATTGGAGGCGTTTATTGGAAAGGTAATAGTAAAAATAAAATATTACAACGTATTTATGGTACTGCATGGTTAAGTCAAGAAGGATTAAATAAATTTTTAACTTATATTAAAGAAGTAGAAAAAAGAGATCATAGAAAAATTAATAAATATTTAAAATTATATCATATGCAAGATGAATCTCCAGGTATGATTTTTTGGCATAACAACGGTTGGATTATTTTTAATGAATTAGAAAGTTTTGTTCGTAAAAAATTAAAAGAATATAAATATAAGGAAGTCAAAACGCCTTTATTAATAGATAAATCAATATGGGGGAAAAGTGGTCATTGGGACAATTATAAAGATTCTATTTTTACTACGTTATCAGAGAATAGAGAATATTGTATTAAACCTATGAATTGTCCTGGGCATGTTCAAATTTTTAATATTGGCTTAAAATCTTATCGAGATTTACCTATTCGTATGGCGGAATTCGGAAGTTGTCATAGAAATGAGTCTTCAGGATCTTTGCATGGTTTAATGAGAGTTCGTAATTTTACGCAAGATGATGCTCATATATTTTGTACTAAAGAACAAATACATTCTGAAATAAATAATTGCATTAAAATGATATATGATTTATATAGCACATTTAATTTTAAGAAGATTATAGTTAAATTTTCTACTCGACCTAAAAAACGAATTGGTGATGATATAATTTGGGATAGAGCAGAAAAAGATTTATCTGATGTGTTAGTAGAAAATAATTTAGAATTTGATTATCAACTAGGGGAAGGTGCTTTTTATGGGCCTAAAATTGAGTTTATTCTACAAGATTCTTTAGATCGAAATTGGCAATGCGGAACAATTCAATTAGATTTTTACTTACCAATGCGTTTGAATGCGTTTTATATTAATGAATATAATGAAAAAAGTATTCCTATAATAATTCATCGAGCTATATTAGGTTCAATTGAGCGTTTTATTGGAATATTAATAGAAGAATGTTCTGGAAAACTTCCAACTTGGTTGTCTCCTGTGCAAGTCGTAGTAATTAGCGTTAAGAATGTTTTTTCTATTTATGTAACTAAAATAGTTGAAAAATTAAATGCCTTTAAAATTCGTGCTGAATCAGATTTAAGAAATGAAAAAATAGGTCTTAAAATTCGAGAACATAGTTTACGTCAAATTCCGTATATATTAATATGTGGGGAAAAAGAAATTCAAACTAATACAGTTTCTGTTAGAAATAGAAATGGAAATAATTTTGGAATGGTGGATATTGATTTATTTATTAAAAAACTGCAAAAAGAGATATTTACTCGTAGTTTTTTTCAAATGGAGGAATAAGGTATTAAAGTCGGAAAAAGAGCTCAATTAACCAAGCCAAATCGTATTAATAAGGAAATTCGTGCAATTAAAGTTCGTCTTACAGGGTTTGAAGGCGACCAAATGGGTATAGTTAGTTTACGTGAGGCTTTAGAAAAATCTGAAGAACTAGGTTTAGATTTGGTAGAAATTAGTCCTAATGCAGAACCTCCCGTTTGTCGTATTATGGATTATGGGAAATTTCTTTATGAAAAAAGTAAATCTTCTAAAGAACAGAAAAAAAAACAAAAAATTGTTCAAGTAAAAGAAATTAAATTTCGACCTGGAACCGATGAGGGAGATTATCAAGTTAAATTGCGTAATTTAATTCGTTTTTTAGAAGATGGTGATAAAGTTAAAATTACTTTGCGATTTAGAGGTCGAGAAATGGCTCATCAAAAAATAGGTGTAAATGTTTTAAATAGAGTAAAAAACGATTTAATTGAATTAGCAACTATTGAGTCATTTCCATCTAAGATTGAAGGTCGTCAAATGATAATGGTGTTAGCGCCAAAGAAAAAATAGTAATTTTTGACTAAATATATTTAAAGATAAATATAGTTTTTTTATCATTCAAAAGAAACATTATATGCCAAAAATTAAAACTTTAAAAAGTGCAGCTAAACGTTTTAAAAAAACTGCATCTGGTAAATTTAAACGTAAACAAGCAAATTTACGTCATATTTTAACAAAAAAAACAACAAGCAAAAAACGTCATCTTCGTCCTAAAATCTTAGTATCGAAAGGAGACATAAACAAAGTAAAATTATTTTTACCTTATATATAAATTTATTTTACTAAATTGTATGAACAGGAGAGCATATCAATGGCTCGTGTAAAACGCGGTG from Buchnera aphidicola (Aphis aurantii) includes the following:
- the ydiK gene encoding AI-2E family transporter YdiK, giving the protein MQNPKEKMDLSQFILSLIFIIAISITSFLIIKPFILGFLWASTIVIATWPLMLKIQKFLGVGRLIALISMVVILLLLFIIPIVLLVNSLISTSIPLIQWFSSNTLEFPELIWLQDIPIIGKKIFISYKELLDSDGAELIKEVRPYMGRTTEFFIIQAKNFGLFVMHLTLMLIFSILLYWNGEKISNIIRQFASRISSKNGDAIIFLTVSSIRSIALGVVVAALIQAFLSGLGLLVSGVPYWTLLMILIVFSCLIQLGPLPILIPSVIWLYWNNDTTWGTLLLIWSCFVFVLDNILRPFFIRIGSDLPTFLILSGVIGGLLSFGMIGLFIGPVILVILYRLIISWIYGVSINTTTINIKYKVN
- the infC gene encoding translation initiation factor IF-3, with the translated sequence MKVGKRAQLTKPNRINKEIRAIKVRLTGFEGDQMGIVSLREALEKSEELGLDLVEISPNAEPPVCRIMDYGKFLYEKSKSSKEQKKKQKIVQVKEIKFRPGTDEGDYQVKLRNLIRFLEDGDKVKITLRFRGREMAHQKIGVNVLNRVKNDLIELATIESFPSKIEGRQMIMVLAPKKK
- a CDS encoding 3-deoxy-7-phosphoheptulonate synthase, whose amino-acid sequence is MKKTDELRTIRIDPLITPSELAKKYAITSEIMDNVITTRQNIAHIMTGQDLRLLVVIGPCSVHDPAAAVEYAHRLYELRTKYQDRLEIIMRTYFEKPRTVVGWKGLISDPDLDGSFRVNHGLSVARKLLLDINTLGMPAATEFLDIVVGQFIADLISWGAIGARTTESQIHREMASALSCPVGFKNGTDGNIRIAIDAIRAAQARHLFFAPNKDGQMTINHTSGNPYGHIIMRGGKTPNYHSKDIELAIKDLREFNLTEHLMIDFSHGNCLKEHLRQKNVALSVSRQISSGSKNIFGVMIESFLEEGFQKVSKNQPLIYGKSITDACLNWKDSVLVIKQLADAVDVRF
- the rpmI gene encoding 50S ribosomal protein L35; this encodes MPKIKTLKSAAKRFKKTASGKFKRKQANLRHILTKKTTSKKRHLRPKILVSKGDINKVKLFLPYI
- the thrS gene encoding threonine--tRNA ligase produces the protein MPIIKFCDGSKEIYEHSISLKEILKHKNLNIDQSLIAISINGVFANLNTLITKDASISLITKKDVYALSIMRYSCIQLLSYSIKTMWPLCRIVESQIINDGFYCDIDSTESILKKDLVLIENKMKDLVNKKYDILNKKISFSNALKEFEKNEEIYKVDFIKNNFLKNDIISLYYHENYVDLDIGMQVFNIKFCKYFKLQKIGGVYWKGNSKNKILQRIYGTAWLSQEGLNKFLTYIKEVEKRDHRKINKYLKLYHMQDESPGMIFWHNNGWIIFNELESFVRKKLKEYKYKEVKTPLLIDKSIWGKSGHWDNYKDSIFTTLSENREYCIKPMNCPGHVQIFNIGLKSYRDLPIRMAEFGSCHRNESSGSLHGLMRVRNFTQDDAHIFCTKEQIHSEINNCIKMIYDLYSTFNFKKIIVKFSTRPKKRIGDDIIWDRAEKDLSDVLVENNLEFDYQLGEGAFYGPKIEFILQDSLDRNWQCGTIQLDFYLPMRLNAFYINEYNEKSIPIIIHRAILGSIERFIGILIEECSGKLPTWLSPVQVVVISVKNVFSIYVTKIVEKLNAFKIRAESDLRNEKIGLKIREHSLRQIPYILICGEKEIQTNTVSVRNRNGNNFGMVDIDLFIKKLQKEIFTRSFFQMEE